Proteins encoded in a region of the Methylosinus sp. PW1 genome:
- the rpiB gene encoding ribose 5-phosphate isomerase B produces MIANNRIVLSSDHAAIQLRKAIAGHIAEHGWEVVDIGPTTPESTHYPKHGEAAARLVASGDCRFGIILCATGQGIMMAANKVKGIRCGVCADTFSARMIRQHNDANMLSIGARVVGEGLALDIVDAFLTVDFEGGRHATRVEMIGALEG; encoded by the coding sequence ATGATAGCCAATAATCGCATCGTCCTCTCCAGCGACCACGCCGCCATTCAGCTCCGAAAGGCCATTGCCGGTCATATCGCGGAGCATGGCTGGGAGGTGGTCGATATCGGACCGACAACGCCGGAGAGCACACACTATCCTAAGCACGGGGAAGCGGCAGCGCGACTGGTCGCCTCCGGCGATTGCCGGTTTGGCATCATCCTGTGTGCCACAGGCCAGGGCATCATGATGGCGGCGAACAAGGTAAAGGGCATCCGTTGCGGCGTCTGCGCCGACACATTCTCAGCTCGCATGATCCGCCAACACAACGACGCCAACATGCTTTCGATTGGCGCGCGCGTGGTGGGCGAAGGGCTGGCTCTCGATATCGTGGACGCGTTCCTGACCGTCGACTTCGAAGGCGGGCGGCATGCCACACGGGTGGAGATGATTGGGGCGCTGGAGGGATAG
- a CDS encoding recombinase family protein, which produces MGLVSLTDAIDTSSSGGMLVFHMLGATAEFERALIRERTAGGLAEAKRKGRQGGRPRRLTEKDTAAAKALLADGSLTSKEVAARFGVSKATLYRYISGPPITAFFSMVAAQDSAELY; this is translated from the coding sequence ATCGGCCTCGTCTCCCTGACGGATGCAATCGACACGTCGTCGTCGGGCGGGATGCTGGTCTTTCACATGCTCGGCGCGACAGCCGAATTCGAGCGTGCCCTGATCCGCGAACGCACAGCCGGCGGACTCGCCGAGGCGAAGCGCAAAGGCAGACAAGGCGGTCGGCCTCGCCGCCTGACGGAAAAGGACACGGCGGCGGCAAAGGCTCTACTCGCGGACGGCTCCTTGACCTCCAAGGAAGTCGCCGCGCGCTTCGGAGTTTCCAAGGCGACGCTCTATCGCTATATCTCCGGCCCCCCAATCACCGCCTTCTTCAGTATGGTGGCGGCTCAGGATTCGGCAGAGCTATATTGA